In Blautia sp. SC05B48, a single genomic region encodes these proteins:
- a CDS encoding type IV pilus twitching motility protein PilT encodes MYILDEVLSGSVRVKASDVHFTVGRPPVYRVDGQLDPIEGEALSPEMMEKLLMPLIDVRHRAQLQENGQTDFAYAISGVGRFRVNVFKQRGTLAAAMRCLPFGIPEPGSLGIPPEVVEMTTRKRGLVLVTGPTGSGKSTTLASLIHEINKKYCYHIITLEDPIEYLHRHDRSIVNQREIGSDSMDYAQALRAALREDPDVILVGEMRDLETISTAITAAETGHLVFSTLHTTGADQTLDRIIDVFPPDQQQQIRIQLAAVLECIVSQQLLKRADGQGRVAALEVLFANNAIRNLIREGKTYQIPSVMQTSKRLGMQTMDDALYDLYMRKIIDADEAVTYAQDPVSMNKKVTFDLPDF; translated from the coding sequence ATGTACATATTAGATGAAGTATTATCAGGGTCGGTCCGTGTGAAGGCATCGGATGTCCACTTTACTGTGGGCAGGCCGCCGGTGTATCGTGTGGATGGACAGCTGGATCCCATAGAAGGAGAAGCACTGTCACCTGAAATGATGGAAAAGCTACTCATGCCTCTGATCGATGTAAGACACAGAGCGCAGCTGCAGGAAAACGGGCAGACTGATTTCGCATACGCCATATCCGGGGTAGGCCGTTTTCGAGTGAATGTGTTTAAGCAGAGAGGAACGCTGGCAGCAGCCATGCGGTGTCTGCCTTTTGGTATCCCGGAACCGGGATCACTGGGGATCCCACCGGAAGTGGTAGAAATGACTACAAGGAAAAGAGGCCTTGTACTTGTTACAGGACCCACAGGAAGCGGTAAATCCACAACGCTGGCATCACTGATCCATGAGATCAACAAAAAGTATTGTTATCATATCATTACGCTGGAGGATCCCATTGAGTATCTGCACAGGCATGACCGGTCCATTGTAAATCAGAGAGAGATCGGAAGTGATTCCATGGATTACGCACAGGCTCTCCGTGCGGCACTACGCGAAGATCCGGACGTGATCCTGGTGGGCGAGATGCGTGATCTGGAAACGATCTCTACAGCTATCACTGCGGCGGAGACCGGGCATCTGGTGTTTTCCACGCTGCATACCACAGGAGCAGATCAGACCCTTGACCGGATCATCGATGTTTTTCCGCCGGATCAGCAACAGCAGATCCGTATCCAGCTTGCGGCTGTACTGGAATGCATTGTATCCCAGCAGCTTTTGAAGCGGGCAGACGGACAGGGGCGTGTGGCTGCCCTTGAGGTGCTGTTTGCAAACAATGCCATCCGGAATCTGATCCGCGAGGGCAAAACATATCAGATCCCATCGGTCATGCAGACCAGCAAAAGACTGGGAATGCAGACCATGGATGATGCGTTGTATGATCTCTATATGAGAAAAATCATCGATGCAGATGAAGCCGTTACCTATGCACAGGATCCGGTATCCATGAACAAAAAAGTAACCTTTGATCTGCCTGATTTCTGA
- a CDS encoding type IV pilin protein translates to MFRLLNKKKKDNKGFSLVELVIVIAIMAILGGILAPQYTKYVEKSRKAADASNMDEMVKVVKVYAADPANELATDTYTITITHNAGTTVSKNCPDGLKAELEASIPKWDTTTTKSKKWGVDGNPTSIVAMVAVNSEGGTSVTYTTGDAEGTESKNNKFAQYMSSGEAKAKK, encoded by the coding sequence ATGTTTAGGCTTTTAAACAAAAAGAAAAAAGATAACAAAGGCTTTTCACTGGTAGAGCTTGTTATCGTAATTGCAATCATGGCGATCCTTGGCGGGATCCTTGCACCACAGTACACAAAGTATGTTGAGAAGTCCAGAAAAGCTGCTGATGCTTCCAATATGGATGAGATGGTAAAGGTTGTTAAGGTATATGCTGCTGATCCGGCTAATGAGCTTGCTACAGACACATATACTATTACAATTACACATAATGCTGGAACTACTGTTTCTAAGAATTGTCCGGATGGGCTGAAAGCAGAATTAGAGGCATCTATTCCTAAATGGGATACCACCACAACAAAATCCAAAAAGTGGGGTGTTGATGGAAACCCTACTAGTATTGTAGCTATGGTAGCTGTTAATTCTGAGGGTGGTACAAGTGTAACTTATACTACTGGGGATGCTGAGGGAACAGAGTCAAAAAATAATAAATTTGCACAGTATATGAGTTCTGGTGAGGCTAAAGCTAAAAAGTAA
- a CDS encoding type II secretion system F family protein gives MPGYSYIAVDRNGKEKRGSLEADTREKALDSLKNAGMIPVSVREQGILNKDIDLSIGKKVKSRDLSVFCRQFVSILQAGVPMKEALQMMEEQTENKTLKKSISEVLSGLEKGNTLADSMRAQPESFPPMLVNMVEAGESAGSLDTSFSRMAVHFEKEAKLRATVMKATIYPIILIVVSIAVIAVMLLYVIPIFISMFDGMDIEMPAITMFVMNASRWTSSHWYVLLAVIIALAAGYRAAYRSEQGRLVIDRIKMKMPLFGKLTVKTACAEFSRTVSTLLSAGISTINCLETAAKVVRNIYYTNALMDVREAVMKGIPMSEPLRASGIFPPMVCQMTGIGEETGNLEAMLEKLADYYDEEVEMTTQSVLAAMEPLIIVFMALVIGIIVISVISPIAAMYSGLDNL, from the coding sequence ATGCCGGGTTATTCATATATTGCCGTTGATCGAAACGGAAAAGAGAAGAGAGGCAGTCTGGAGGCTGATACCCGGGAAAAAGCCCTCGATTCTCTGAAAAATGCAGGAATGATCCCGGTTTCCGTGAGGGAGCAGGGAATTCTGAATAAAGATATTGATCTTTCTATAGGAAAAAAAGTAAAGTCGAGAGACTTAAGTGTATTCTGCAGGCAGTTTGTCAGTATTCTGCAGGCCGGTGTCCCGATGAAAGAGGCACTGCAGATGATGGAAGAGCAGACAGAAAACAAAACGCTGAAAAAATCCATCAGTGAGGTGCTTTCCGGGCTGGAGAAGGGCAATACTCTTGCGGATTCCATGAGGGCACAGCCGGAGAGCTTTCCGCCGATGCTTGTAAATATGGTGGAGGCAGGAGAATCCGCCGGCAGTCTGGATACTTCCTTCTCCCGCATGGCAGTACACTTTGAAAAAGAAGCAAAGCTGAGAGCAACGGTAATGAAAGCAACCATTTATCCCATTATCCTCATCGTGGTATCCATCGCTGTTATTGCGGTGATGCTGCTTTATGTGATCCCGATCTTTATCAGCATGTTTGACGGAATGGATATTGAGATGCCGGCTATTACCATGTTTGTAATGAATGCCAGTCGTTGGACCTCGTCGCACTGGTATGTGCTGCTGGCGGTTATCATTGCGCTGGCAGCCGGGTACCGTGCAGCATACAGAAGTGAACAGGGCCGGCTGGTCATTGATCGTATCAAAATGAAAATGCCGCTGTTTGGCAAGCTTACCGTCAAAACAGCCTGTGCTGAATTTTCCAGAACAGTAAGTACTCTTCTGTCAGCTGGGATTTCTACGATCAACTGCCTGGAAACAGCAGCAAAGGTTGTCCGGAACATCTATTATACCAATGCGCTGATGGATGTGAGAGAAGCTGTGATGAAGGGTATTCCCATGTCGGAGCCGCTGCGGGCATCCGGGATCTTTCCGCCGATGGTCTGTCAGATGACCGGGATCGGTGAGGAAACCGGAAACCTGGAGGCTATGCTGGAAAAGCTGGCGGATTATTATGATGAAGAGGTAGAAATGACTACACAGAGTGTGCTGGCAGCCATGGAGCCTCTGATCATCGTGTTTATGGCACTGGTCATCGGAATCATCGTCATTTCGGTTATTTCGCCTATTGCAGCGATGTATTCAGGACTTGATAATCTGTAA
- a CDS encoding MFS transporter, translating into MSKNEIPKQDPKQKKGLTNALKYFFGVGDAGFVLMSNIETFYFMTFLTDLAGFAAGVAGVINSVFTIVDACLSWLYGGIINGTKAKKWGRYRSWLIMVPWMVPFLYAFMFIRVSDNEWVSAVVIIVASIASHVAWNFSYVANATLISVVGKTPEDKATLASSRATWNNIGGLLFSYMGLPFATLLAGYVGEKNKFAAAAFCLGILMVVTYFAHFKMTEGYEEIETETAGKKNDKTKITIREMFASLFQNPPLMVLMLADLAKWCVKFVTAASAIYYFRDAMGNPGLMTTYLLWVAIGAIIGAFSMRYIAKAISSRTTMIIAYAGMAVSLFLVYIFYGNAMTVIALMTLAQFFYGMAFAASPALYADTVVYATWKSGKDASGWIMGLQNLPLKIAVFLRGTILSACLVAVGWKSGVVLEGTARQGMTISFALVPAIFCLAGLLLLVFGFKITKEKVLQYQAEIDARS; encoded by the coding sequence ATGAGTAAAAATGAAATACCGAAACAAGATCCGAAACAGAAAAAGGGTCTTACAAATGCCCTGAAATATTTCTTTGGTGTTGGTGATGCCGGATTTGTTCTTATGAGTAACATCGAGACATTTTACTTTATGACATTTCTGACGGATCTGGCAGGCTTTGCAGCTGGTGTAGCTGGTGTGATCAATTCCGTATTTACCATTGTTGATGCCTGTCTGTCCTGGCTTTACGGAGGAATCATCAACGGCACAAAAGCAAAGAAATGGGGGCGTTATCGTTCCTGGCTGATCATGGTTCCGTGGATGGTGCCGTTTCTGTATGCATTCATGTTCATACGTGTCAGCGATAATGAATGGGTTTCGGCAGTGGTGATCATTGTCGCATCCATCGCATCTCATGTGGCATGGAATTTCAGCTATGTTGCCAACGCAACCCTGATCAGTGTTGTTGGTAAAACACCGGAAGACAAAGCAACGCTTGCATCCTCCAGGGCAACCTGGAATAACATAGGCGGTCTGTTGTTTTCCTATATGGGTCTTCCATTTGCAACACTTCTTGCCGGATATGTCGGTGAGAAAAATAAATTTGCAGCAGCAGCTTTCTGCCTGGGTATTCTGATGGTCGTAACCTATTTTGCCCATTTCAAGATGACGGAAGGCTATGAAGAGATTGAAACGGAAACAGCAGGAAAGAAAAATGACAAAACAAAGATCACGATCAGAGAGATGTTTGCTTCCCTGTTTCAGAATCCGCCTCTTATGGTCCTGATGCTGGCAGACCTTGCAAAATGGTGTGTGAAATTTGTAACAGCAGCATCAGCTATTTACTATTTCAGGGATGCAATGGGAAATCCGGGACTGATGACCACTTATCTTCTCTGGGTTGCCATCGGTGCCATCATCGGAGCTTTTTCCATGAGATACATTGCAAAAGCAATATCGTCCCGTACAACTATGATCATTGCTTATGCAGGAATGGCAGTATCACTGTTCCTTGTATATATTTTCTATGGAAATGCAATGACAGTGATCGCTCTTATGACACTTGCCCAGTTTTTTTATGGCATGGCTTTTGCAGCTTCACCTGCACTTTATGCTGACACTGTAGTGTATGCAACATGGAAGAGCGGAAAAGATGCATCCGGATGGATCATGGGATTACAGAATCTTCCGCTGAAGATTGCCGTGTTCTTAAGAGGAACGATCCTCAGCGCCTGTCTTGTGGCGGTAGGCTGGAAATCCGGAGTTGTTCTTGAGGGGACGGCTCGTCAGGGAATGACGATTTCCTTTGCGCTTGTTCCGGCTATTTTCTGTCTGGCAGGTCTTCTGCTTCTGGTGTTTGGATTTAAGATCACAAAGGAAAAGGTTCTTCAGTATCAGGCTGAGATTGACGCAAGATCATAA
- a CDS encoding uroporphyrinogen decarboxylase family protein, with protein sequence MLKASEILLETIKKDGRPERLLRQYEGATFYPPNPANNYVRGNRHRGMEPMKDLFGTEILWPQEQLAAMPHVTEDNKVIDDITEWKEQLVIPDIVGQCSDPALWEPFKQKAQEIKDSGSLFMAFMPTGVFERLHFLMGFEDMLVNFLLEPEDMMDLCNAIGEYRFQLTKLIVDNLHPDIILSHDDWGSKQSLFISPDTWREFIKPQYERSYKYMKDHGVIIMHHADSFMEPIIEDMVDLGIDIWQGTLPQNDIPKLQKQLNGRMTLMGGIDASIVDRVDSTEEEIRKEVRRACEEYAPHGHFIPCITYGGPGCLFPHVDSIIDDEIEKYNKEVYGI encoded by the coding sequence ATGTTGAAAGCATCGGAGATTTTACTTGAAACGATAAAAAAGGACGGCAGGCCGGAAAGACTTCTGAGACAGTATGAGGGTGCGACCTTTTACCCGCCTAACCCGGCAAATAATTATGTGCGTGGAAACCGTCACCGTGGTATGGAGCCTATGAAGGATCTTTTCGGAACTGAGATCCTCTGGCCCCAGGAACAGCTGGCTGCAATGCCACATGTAACAGAGGACAACAAAGTCATTGATGATATCACAGAATGGAAAGAGCAGCTGGTGATCCCGGATATTGTCGGTCAGTGCTCGGATCCGGCTTTATGGGAACCATTTAAACAGAAGGCACAGGAGATAAAGGATTCAGGAAGCCTTTTCATGGCATTTATGCCTACAGGTGTTTTTGAGAGGCTTCACTTCCTGATGGGATTTGAGGATATGCTGGTGAACTTCCTTCTTGAGCCGGAGGATATGATGGATCTCTGCAATGCCATTGGGGAGTACCGTTTTCAGCTTACAAAGCTGATCGTTGATAATCTCCACCCGGATATCATCCTTTCCCACGATGACTGGGGTTCCAAGCAGTCCCTGTTCATCAGTCCGGACACATGGAGAGAATTTATCAAACCACAGTATGAAAGATCCTATAAATATATGAAAGACCATGGAGTGATCATCATGCATCACGCAGATTCCTTCATGGAACCGATCATAGAGGATATGGTTGATCTTGGGATTGACATCTGGCAGGGAACACTTCCGCAGAATGATATTCCGAAGCTCCAGAAACAGCTGAACGGAAGAATGACACTTATGGGTGGAATCGATGCTTCTATTGTAGACCGTGTGGATTCCACAGAAGAAGAGATCCGCAAGGAGGTCAGAAGAGCATGTGAGGAGTATGCACCACACGGACATTTCATTCCATGTATTACCTATGGAGGTCCCGGTTGTCTGTTCCCTCATGTAGATTCAATTATTGATGACGAGATTGAAAAATATAATAAAGAGGTGTATGGAATTTAA
- the ltrA gene encoding group II intron reverse transcriptase/maturase, with translation MMTENTKSGCSQRDSAEHEGYAKASRSFNRIWKERDSAQPKLLEAILYKDNLNRAYKRVKANKGAAGIDGMSIEETLPYLKEHQQELKNRILRGKYTPSPVRRVEIPKPDGGVRKLGIPTVIDRTIQQAITQQLVPIYEPLFADGSFGYRPGRSAKDAILKVKEYAEKGYTYAVSLDLSKYFDTLNHEILINLLRKTVKDERVVQLIKRYLKSGVMENGVVMETEEGSPQGGNLSPLLANIYLNEFDQEFVKRGVPCIRYADDIVLLAKSKRASERLLESSTKYLEEKLKLTVNREKSRTVSVFAIRNFKFLGFALGRNGNGIYVRVHPKSWKKFKSRLKELSSRKSVQSIKPSLEKIKVYARGWLNYYGIASMKNNIEDINGWLYHRIRMCIWKQWKLPRTKKRNLIKMGVHEYYANMAANCRRGHWYCANLTTVKKAMTKERLINGGFYDLATAYQSVHINY, from the coding sequence ATGATGACAGAAAACACAAAAAGTGGCTGTTCGCAAAGAGATAGTGCGGAACATGAAGGGTATGCGAAAGCGTCAAGGTCATTCAATCGGATATGGAAAGAAAGAGACAGTGCACAGCCGAAACTCTTGGAAGCGATACTGTACAAAGATAATCTAAACAGAGCGTATAAAAGAGTGAAGGCGAATAAAGGAGCGGCAGGTATTGATGGAATGAGTATCGAAGAAACCCTGCCATATCTAAAGGAACATCAACAGGAACTGAAAAACCGGATACTCAGAGGAAAATATACTCCATCTCCGGTAAGGCGGGTTGAAATTCCAAAACCAGACGGTGGTGTGCGAAAGCTTGGCATACCAACGGTGATAGACCGTACCATCCAACAGGCAATAACCCAACAGTTAGTGCCAATCTATGAACCGCTGTTTGCAGATGGTAGCTTTGGCTATCGTCCGGGCAGAAGCGCCAAAGACGCAATACTTAAAGTGAAGGAGTATGCAGAAAAAGGATACACTTATGCAGTATCCTTAGATTTATCGAAATACTTTGATACACTTAACCATGAAATCCTTATTAACTTACTGCGCAAGACCGTAAAGGACGAACGGGTGGTACAGTTGATTAAGCGTTATCTGAAAAGTGGGGTAATGGAGAATGGAGTGGTGATGGAAACAGAGGAAGGTTCGCCACAAGGAGGAAACCTATCCCCATTACTGGCGAATATCTACCTTAATGAGTTTGACCAGGAGTTTGTAAAGAGAGGAGTCCCATGTATCCGATATGCAGATGACATTGTGCTCCTTGCGAAGAGCAAACGGGCATCGGAGAGACTTCTGGAAAGCAGTACGAAATATCTGGAAGAGAAGCTGAAACTTACAGTCAACAGAGAGAAAAGCCGTACTGTCAGCGTGTTTGCAATCCGAAATTTTAAGTTTCTTGGCTTTGCATTGGGAAGGAATGGGAACGGTATCTACGTTCGCGTTCATCCAAAGTCATGGAAGAAGTTTAAGTCGAGACTGAAAGAGTTATCTTCCCGTAAGTCTGTACAGTCAATCAAACCAAGCCTTGAGAAAATCAAGGTATATGCAAGAGGATGGCTGAACTATTACGGAATAGCAAGCATGAAAAACAATATTGAAGACATCAACGGATGGCTCTATCACAGAATACGCATGTGTATATGGAAACAGTGGAAACTTCCAAGAACAAAGAAAAGAAATCTGATAAAGATGGGAGTACACGAATACTATGCGAACATGGCAGCAAACTGCCGGAGAGGACACTGGTATTGTGCGAATCTGACAACAGTTAAGAAAGCCATGACAAAAGAAAGACTGATAAACGGTGGCTTTTATGATTTAGCCACAGCCTATCAGTCTGTGCACATCAACTATTGA
- a CDS encoding prepilin peptidase, translating into MLLLLEIVPYIVIFIFGITIGSFLNVCIYRIPLHQSIVTVSSHCMTCGRKLKWYDMVPVFSWLLLGGKCRSCKSKISFQYPVIESLNGILYVVICLVNGMDLFSLIYCLMTSALLTLSLIDWRTYEIPPGINGFLFILGVAAAVLDRGNLLSHLAGMVCVSGFLGILYLISRGRAIGGGDIKLMFACGLILGWKQIILAFLLGCIIGSVIHLIRIRVQGEGHVLAMGPYLSAGIFLAALWGNAWISWYISLL; encoded by the coding sequence ATGCTCCTTTTACTTGAAATAGTTCCTTACATAGTCATTTTTATATTCGGGATCACCATAGGCAGCTTTTTAAATGTCTGCATTTATCGGATTCCGCTTCATCAGTCCATTGTGACGGTTTCCTCCCATTGTATGACCTGTGGGAGGAAATTGAAGTGGTATGATATGGTCCCGGTATTCAGCTGGCTGCTGTTAGGTGGAAAATGTCGTAGCTGTAAATCAAAGATATCCTTCCAGTATCCTGTCATAGAGTCACTGAACGGGATTCTCTACGTAGTGATCTGTCTGGTAAACGGGATGGATCTGTTCAGTCTGATCTACTGTCTGATGACATCAGCACTTTTGACCTTAAGTCTGATCGACTGGCGCACCTATGAGATCCCGCCGGGGATCAATGGGTTTCTGTTTATCCTTGGTGTGGCCGCAGCTGTTCTGGACAGAGGAAATCTTCTTTCTCATCTGGCTGGTATGGTCTGTGTCAGCGGTTTTTTAGGTATCCTATATCTGATAAGCAGGGGCAGAGCCATCGGTGGCGGAGATATCAAGCTGATGTTTGCCTGCGGTCTGATCCTCGGGTGGAAGCAGATCATTCTGGCATTTCTGCTGGGATGCATCATCGGCTCTGTGATCCATCTGATCCGTATCCGGGTTCAGGGTGAGGGACATGTGCTGGCCATGGGCCCATATCTGTCAGCAGGTATTTTTCTGGCTGCCCTGTGGGGAAATGCGTGGATCAGCTGGTATATATCGTTATTGTGA
- a CDS encoding GspE/PulE family protein, translated as MAIRRERMRLGDLLIKQNVLTEEELKKALELQKGSGKKIGEVLVDNGFITEEMIVRALQMQLGLKVVQLAGVTIPKEVRGLVSVDLLKKYTCIPFELDPYNANILHLAMADPMDMMAIDDISIVTNLQVEPYIATTRDIRTAIDRWYGASETLDAARRFTKEREQLRANTGEETGADVSDAPIVQLVRSLLEQAIRQRASDVHIEALESKVRVRYRIDGTLYEKMVYDNSLLPAISTRIKIMGGMDISEKRKPQDGRLTIMVDRQEYDIRISSVPTVHGEKIVMRISSKLSLTKNKKELGLAPDELKRFDHMLSAPYGIIFVTGPTGSGKSTTLYTALSELNKEAVNIVTVEDPVEADIEGINQIQVNNKVNLTFASALRSILRQDPDIIMIGEIRDRETAGIAVQASITGHLVVSTLHTNNAAGTLNRMADMGVERYLIADSVVGVIAQRLVRKLCPHCRKKRLATEEEKRLLKQDTYKEMEIYEPTGCDLCNHTGYFGRTGVFEIMEVNEEIRDLIAEGGSSEELENAARRAGMCTLHDNGIRYVLEGITSIEEMLKVSYE; from the coding sequence ATGGCGATTAGAAGAGAACGGATGAGACTGGGAGATCTTTTGATCAAACAGAATGTTCTGACTGAGGAAGAACTGAAAAAGGCTTTGGAGCTGCAGAAGGGCAGCGGCAAAAAGATCGGAGAGGTTCTGGTCGATAATGGTTTTATCACGGAAGAGATGATCGTACGGGCACTGCAGATGCAGCTTGGCCTTAAGGTTGTCCAGCTGGCGGGGGTAACGATCCCGAAGGAAGTGCGGGGGCTGGTCAGTGTCGATCTTTTGAAAAAGTATACCTGTATTCCCTTTGAACTGGATCCTTATAATGCAAATATCCTGCATCTGGCTATGGCGGATCCGATGGATATGATGGCTATTGATGATATTTCCATTGTGACCAATCTTCAGGTGGAGCCTTATATCGCAACTACCCGAGATATCCGTACAGCCATCGACCGCTGGTATGGTGCGTCGGAAACGCTGGATGCAGCCAGACGTTTTACAAAAGAACGGGAGCAGCTTCGGGCTAATACCGGAGAAGAGACAGGAGCAGATGTCAGTGACGCACCTATCGTTCAGCTGGTACGGTCTCTGCTGGAACAGGCAATCCGCCAGAGAGCCAGTGATGTCCATATTGAAGCATTGGAAAGTAAAGTGCGTGTCCGTTACCGGATCGATGGTACTCTTTATGAAAAAATGGTTTACGACAACAGCCTTCTTCCTGCAATTTCCACCAGGATCAAGATCATGGGAGGAATGGATATTTCCGAAAAGAGAAAACCACAGGATGGACGCCTGACGATCATGGTGGATCGTCAGGAATACGATATCCGAATCTCCTCGGTACCTACAGTACATGGAGAGAAGATTGTTATGCGTATTTCCTCCAAGCTGAGCCTTACCAAAAACAAAAAAGAGCTGGGGCTTGCACCGGATGAGCTGAAACGCTTTGACCATATGCTGTCTGCACCCTATGGTATTATTTTTGTTACAGGACCTACCGGAAGCGGAAAGTCTACTACATTATATACGGCGCTGAGCGAACTTAATAAAGAGGCGGTCAACATTGTGACTGTTGAAGATCCTGTGGAAGCAGATATTGAAGGGATCAATCAGATCCAGGTGAATAATAAGGTGAATCTGACCTTTGCATCTGCACTGCGTTCGATCCTCCGACAGGATCCGGATATCATTATGATCGGTGAGATCCGCGACAGGGAAACTGCGGGAATCGCAGTACAGGCTTCGATCACCGGACATCTGGTAGTATCCACCTTACACACGAATAATGCAGCAGGCACCCTGAACCGTATGGCGGATATGGGAGTGGAGCGTTATCTCATTGCGGATTCCGTTGTAGGCGTTATCGCACAGCGTCTTGTGCGTAAATTATGTCCGCACTGCCGCAAAAAACGCCTGGCTACAGAAGAGGAAAAACGTCTGTTGAAACAGGATACCTATAAGGAAATGGAAATATATGAGCCAACTGGCTGTGATCTCTGCAATCATACCGGATATTTTGGGAGAACCGGTGTGTTTGAGATCATGGAAGTGAACGAGGAGATCCGTGATCTTATCGCAGAAGGCGGAAGTTCAGAGGAACTGGAAAATGCAGCCAGACGGGCAGGAATGTGTACACTGCATGACAATGGTATCCGTTATGTTCTGGAAGGAATCACATCCATTGAGGAAATGCTGAAAGTTTCCTACGAATGA